One Tolypothrix bouteillei VB521301 DNA window includes the following coding sequences:
- a CDS encoding tetratricopeptide repeat protein, with the protein MSQALRTGADMSSLVSEDYKYWYQQGKQLDKQERYEEAIVYYDKALAASPDNYWVWYDRGSALRELGQYVAAIVSYDRALSIRSDDYWGWYNRGCIALEDLEWFEDAIANFDKALEIRPRDFWAWFRRAEALRHLDRFEEAVFNYEKALSRRSNDYWSWLRRGDALRHLSRYEEALKSYDEAQYFRPDEFWVYYKQGDTLRYLGRYKEALEKYQKATEFNSDDEYSFYNTACCAARVGNEALAIESLETALKINPNFQLFVKTDPDLELLQDNRQVEDLLSKIAEWNT; encoded by the coding sequence ATGAGTCAAGCGCTAAGGACAGGGGCAGATATGTCTTCACTTGTCTCTGAAGACTACAAATACTGGTATCAGCAGGGTAAGCAGCTCGACAAACAAGAACGTTATGAAGAAGCGATCGTGTATTACGATAAAGCTCTGGCAGCTAGCCCGGATAACTACTGGGTTTGGTATGACAGAGGCAGCGCTTTACGGGAATTAGGTCAGTACGTGGCGGCTATTGTCAGTTACGATCGAGCACTATCTATTCGTTCTGATGATTACTGGGGATGGTATAACCGGGGCTGTATTGCACTGGAGGATTTGGAATGGTTTGAGGATGCGATCGCAAATTTTGATAAGGCACTTGAAATCCGTCCCCGTGACTTCTGGGCATGGTTTCGTCGAGCCGAAGCCCTACGACATTTAGATCGCTTTGAAGAAGCAGTTTTCAATTACGAGAAAGCTTTGTCGAGACGTTCCAACGATTACTGGTCATGGTTGCGACGGGGGGATGCTTTGAGACATTTAAGTCGCTACGAAGAAGCACTTAAAAGTTATGATGAAGCACAATATTTTCGCCCTGATGAATTTTGGGTTTATTACAAGCAAGGAGATACTCTTAGATATCTAGGTAGGTATAAAGAAGCGCTTGAGAAATATCAAAAAGCAACAGAATTCAACTCAGATGATGAGTACTCCTTCTACAACACGGCTTGTTGTGCAGCCCGAGTAGGCAACGAAGCGTTAGCAATTGAAAGCCTAGAAACAGCTTTAAAAATCAATCCAAATTTTCAATTGTTTGTTAAAACTGACCCTGACTTGGAACTGCTCCAAGATAACAGACAGGTAGAAGATTTGCTAAGCAAAATAGCTGAGTGGAATACTTAA
- the uvrB gene encoding excinuclease ABC subunit UvrB, whose product MKEFCLQAPFQPTGDQPQAITQLVTSLNDGNRYQTLLGATGTGKTFTVASVIEKVGKPTLVLAHNKTLAAQLCNELREFFPNNAVEYFISYYDYYQPEAYIPVTDTYIEKTASINDEIDMLRHSATRSLFERRDVIVVASISCIYGLGMPSEYLKAAIPFQVGMEVDQREILKDLVSVQYGRNDIEIGRGRFRVRGDVLEIGPAYEDRIIRVEFFGDEIDAIRYVDPVTGEILKSVEAVNIYPARHFVTPEERLDAACDAIAAELKEQKAQLEEAGKLLEAQRIDQRTRYDLEMLREVGYCNGVENYSRHLAGREAGAPPECLIDYFPKDWLLVIDESHVTVPQIRGMYNGDQARKRVLIEHGFRLPSAADNRPLKADEFWTKVDQCIFVSATPGDWELEISESHVAEQIIRPTGVIDPEIIVRPTEGQIDDLLGEIRDRIDRSERVLITTLTKRMAEDLTEYLEDNGVRVRYLHSEINSIQRIEILQDLRDGNFDVLVGVNLLREGLDLPEVSLVAILDADKEGFLRAERSLIQTIGRAARHIRGQAILYADNLTDSMSKAISETERRRSIQIAYNEKHGITPKPIVKKSKNAILSFLEVSRRLNATELETIEENVNDLPLEEIPQVITQLEELMKEAAKKLEFEEAAKLRDRIKQLRDKLVGN is encoded by the coding sequence ATGAAAGAGTTTTGTCTTCAGGCTCCCTTTCAACCAACAGGCGATCAACCACAAGCTATCACTCAACTTGTAACGAGTCTCAATGACGGGAACAGATATCAAACTCTTTTAGGTGCTACGGGAACAGGAAAAACTTTTACCGTTGCATCTGTCATCGAAAAAGTGGGGAAGCCCACCCTAGTCCTAGCTCACAACAAAACTCTAGCCGCACAACTGTGTAATGAGTTGCGCGAATTCTTTCCCAATAACGCAGTTGAGTATTTCATCAGCTATTACGATTACTACCAACCGGAAGCTTATATTCCCGTCACTGACACTTATATAGAAAAAACAGCTTCAATTAACGATGAAATTGATATGTTGCGTCACTCTGCAACGCGATCGCTCTTTGAACGTCGGGATGTGATAGTTGTTGCTTCGATTAGCTGCATCTACGGTTTGGGGATGCCTTCAGAATACTTAAAAGCTGCCATTCCTTTTCAAGTGGGTATGGAAGTTGACCAACGGGAAATACTGAAAGATTTAGTATCAGTTCAGTACGGTCGTAACGATATAGAAATTGGTCGCGGACGTTTTCGGGTTCGGGGCGATGTTTTAGAAATAGGTCCGGCTTATGAAGACCGAATCATTCGTGTCGAATTTTTTGGTGATGAGATTGACGCGATTCGTTATGTCGATCCGGTTACGGGTGAAATTCTCAAGAGTGTGGAAGCAGTGAATATTTACCCCGCACGTCACTTTGTCACCCCAGAAGAAAGGCTAGACGCGGCTTGCGATGCGATCGCCGCAGAACTCAAAGAGCAGAAAGCGCAACTAGAGGAAGCCGGAAAATTACTGGAAGCGCAACGTATAGACCAGCGTACTCGTTATGACTTAGAGATGTTACGGGAAGTCGGTTACTGCAATGGTGTAGAAAACTATTCCCGTCACCTAGCAGGACGAGAAGCAGGCGCACCCCCGGAGTGTTTAATCGATTATTTTCCTAAAGACTGGCTGTTGGTCATAGACGAATCTCACGTCACCGTACCCCAAATAAGGGGAATGTATAACGGCGACCAAGCACGAAAGCGAGTGTTAATCGAACATGGCTTTCGTCTTCCGAGTGCTGCTGATAATCGTCCGTTGAAAGCGGACGAATTTTGGACAAAGGTAGACCAGTGTATTTTTGTGTCTGCAACTCCAGGAGATTGGGAGTTAGAGATTTCTGAGTCTCATGTGGCGGAACAAATCATTAGACCAACGGGAGTGATTGACCCAGAAATCATCGTGCGTCCCACAGAAGGACAAATTGATGATTTGTTAGGTGAAATTAGAGATAGAATTGACCGCAGCGAACGAGTGCTGATTACAACGTTAACCAAGCGCATGGCAGAAGATTTAACTGAGTATTTAGAAGACAATGGTGTTCGAGTTAGATATCTGCATTCAGAGATTAATTCAATTCAGCGAATTGAGATTTTGCAGGATTTGCGTGATGGGAATTTTGATGTCTTAGTAGGTGTGAACTTGCTGCGGGAAGGTCTCGATTTACCAGAAGTTTCCCTTGTGGCAATTTTGGATGCTGACAAAGAAGGATTTTTGCGTGCAGAGCGCTCTTTGATTCAAACTATTGGTAGAGCCGCACGTCACATTCGAGGACAAGCCATTTTATATGCTGATAATCTGACCGACAGCATGAGTAAAGCTATTTCGGAAACTGAGAGGCGTCGAAGCATTCAAATCGCTTACAACGAAAAGCACGGGATTACACCCAAACCAATTGTTAAAAAATCTAAAAATGCAATTTTATCTTTTTTGGAAGTCTCAAGACGGTTGAATGCAACTGAGTTAGAAACAATCGAAGAAAACGTAAATGATTTACCGTTAGAAGAAATTCCACAGGTCATTACTCAGTTAGAAGAATTAATGAAAGAAGCAGCAAAGAAACTGGAGTTTGAAGAAGCAGCAAAGTTACGCGATCGCATTAAGCAATTGCGAGATAAATTGGTGGGAAATTAG
- a CDS encoding SDR family oxidoreductase → MTEDLVLVAGATGGVGQLTVGKLLEKGLKVRVLTRNSTKAEKMFERKVDIAIGDIRDPSTLPTAVRDVAYIICCTGTTAFPSERWDFEPKPNLIEWAQLLLNSSDRETRARNSPLQVDARGVSHLVAAAPRNLKRFVFVSSCGVLHKSQFPYSVLNAFGVLDAKLQGEEAIINSGLPYTIIRPGRLIDGPYTSYDLNTLLKATTAGKYGVVLGTGDTLTGQTSRIDVAAACVECIQNPHAEGKAFEIINKGSRPSAIDWEGLFAQL, encoded by the coding sequence GTGACAGAAGATTTAGTACTGGTTGCTGGCGCTACGGGTGGGGTAGGTCAGTTAACAGTAGGCAAATTATTAGAGAAAGGCTTGAAAGTTCGCGTTTTGACACGCAATTCTACAAAAGCGGAGAAAATGTTTGAGCGCAAAGTAGACATTGCCATTGGTGACATACGCGATCCAAGTACTCTCCCCACAGCAGTACGGGATGTTGCCTATATCATCTGCTGTACTGGAACAACTGCCTTTCCTTCGGAAAGATGGGATTTTGAGCCGAAACCTAACTTAATTGAGTGGGCTCAGCTATTGCTTAACAGTAGCGATCGCGAAACAAGGGCAAGAAATAGCCCCTTACAAGTAGATGCACGAGGGGTCAGCCATTTAGTAGCAGCAGCACCCCGCAATTTGAAACGTTTTGTCTTCGTGTCTTCCTGTGGGGTTCTCCACAAATCTCAATTTCCTTACAGCGTCCTCAATGCTTTTGGTGTATTGGATGCCAAGCTTCAAGGTGAAGAAGCTATTATCAATTCTGGATTGCCCTATACTATAATCCGTCCCGGACGTTTGATCGACGGACCATATACTTCTTATGACCTCAATACTCTGTTAAAAGCAACAACAGCAGGCAAATATGGTGTTGTTTTGGGAACGGGAGACACATTAACAGGGCAAACCAGCCGTATTGATGTTGCTGCAGCCTGTGTGGAGTGCATTCAAAACCCTCACGCTGAAGGGAAAGCGTTTGAAATCATTAACAAAGGATCGAGACCTTCTGCGATCGACTGGGAAGGGCTTTTTGCCCAGCTTTAG
- a CDS encoding TRAFAC clade GTPase domain-containing protein, with translation MDELKITMLGPSGVGKTTLLTALYEQFENTIGKTDLQLTPDEESSAILQERLMELKSLLNDFEPRGGVRGTEGEPEHLRSFVFGLGKKGKKPSLELHFQDYPGGYHAAKATPEKKQFVKKMLTECVAVLIAIDAPALMEQKGKWHEQINRVQQMTDLFKIAYQDLESPRLVIFAPVKCEKYLKDEKTAQELLIRIKEGYAKLIDLFNASALLTKVAVVVTPVQTVGSVVFSRVEIESNIPHFLFRKTSHDAAYSPTDSEQPLRYLLRFLLKLHLDTRNWGLFNFLRDLLGRDYYLKEAIRQFASECKTNNGFAILQGEDLLKV, from the coding sequence ATGGACGAACTGAAAATCACAATGTTGGGACCGAGTGGCGTAGGTAAAACCACTCTTTTAACTGCTCTCTACGAACAATTTGAAAATACGATTGGTAAAACAGATTTACAACTAACACCTGACGAAGAAAGTTCGGCAATTTTGCAAGAACGTTTAATGGAACTCAAAAGTCTGCTGAATGATTTTGAACCAAGAGGAGGAGTCAGAGGAACAGAAGGAGAACCCGAACATCTTCGGTCTTTTGTGTTTGGTTTGGGAAAAAAAGGTAAAAAGCCCTCCTTAGAACTTCACTTTCAGGATTATCCAGGAGGTTACCATGCTGCCAAAGCCACTCCTGAAAAAAAGCAATTTGTTAAGAAAATGCTGACAGAATGTGTTGCCGTATTAATTGCTATAGATGCACCTGCTTTAATGGAACAAAAAGGAAAGTGGCACGAGCAAATTAATAGAGTGCAACAAATGACTGACTTATTTAAAATAGCTTATCAAGATTTAGAATCACCAAGATTGGTTATTTTTGCACCTGTAAAATGTGAGAAGTATTTAAAAGATGAAAAAACGGCGCAAGAGCTATTAATACGTATTAAAGAAGGATATGCAAAATTAATAGATTTGTTTAATGCATCAGCATTACTAACCAAAGTAGCAGTTGTTGTCACCCCCGTACAAACCGTGGGAAGCGTCGTTTTTTCGAGAGTAGAGATAGAGAGTAACATACCTCATTTTCTCTTTCGGAAAACCAGTCATGATGCAGCCTATAGCCCAACCGATAGCGAGCAACCTTTGCGGTATCTCTTGAGATTTTTATTAAAACTTCATTTAGATACTCGGAATTGGGGTTTGTTTAATTTTCTTCGCGATTTATTGGGCAGAGATTATTACCTGAAAGAAGCAATTCGTCAGTTTGCCAGTGAATGTAAAACTAACAATGGATTTGCCATTTTACAAGGAGAAGATTTATTAAAAGTTTAA
- a CDS encoding L-histidine N(alpha)-methyltransferase: MYITEVHIVDYLRLNMESLNFMKLLENSINEPGLGWTLCFIGEDQSKKLAELTQELRGEFSETGDGKEILSGFSYWGIGPTIAWNNACHDRFYLVMKESIESFRYRWSQLYANRIGDRKYHYVSLGVGTGEKDKSILSLLLNSNPDLIYFPVDMSSEMLRLGVQQAIQETKLKGNHVFPIQIDFSIERNVSELRKLFDDILKDTPIIFSLLGNTLANFQRDTELLQTLSQIMRPDDRFLIEVATTEELNEEAAQKATKEYESAKSFREFVTSALLQNTDLHIDLNSVSFDGYIEADRAILIKILYRNLTGNKIDVMLPDRSVINFEARDTIRLLLTRKYTSTGINKCISDSNFIVVDSLHTPLEPRLKNGFGMALMLLSPDSSRINNSSPIASDIWSKR; encoded by the coding sequence ATGTATATTACCGAAGTACATATTGTTGACTATTTGAGGCTTAATATGGAATCTTTAAATTTCATGAAGCTATTAGAAAATTCCATCAATGAACCGGGCTTGGGATGGACTCTGTGTTTTATAGGAGAAGATCAGTCAAAGAAGCTTGCAGAACTGACACAGGAATTGAGAGGAGAATTTTCTGAAACAGGTGATGGTAAAGAAATTTTATCTGGTTTTTCGTACTGGGGGATAGGTCCAACAATAGCTTGGAATAACGCTTGCCATGATAGATTTTACCTTGTCATGAAAGAGAGTATAGAGTCATTTAGATATCGATGGTCTCAACTCTATGCCAATAGAATAGGAGATCGGAAATATCATTACGTTAGTTTGGGCGTTGGTACGGGAGAAAAAGATAAAAGCATTTTAAGTTTATTACTTAATTCCAACCCCGACCTAATTTACTTTCCCGTTGATATGAGTTCGGAAATGTTGAGACTGGGCGTTCAACAAGCAATCCAAGAAACAAAATTAAAAGGAAACCATGTGTTCCCCATTCAAATCGACTTTTCAATTGAAAGAAATGTCAGTGAATTGCGGAAACTCTTTGATGATATTCTAAAAGATACTCCTATTATATTTTCATTACTTGGCAATACATTAGCAAACTTTCAACGAGATACAGAGCTTCTACAAACTCTTTCTCAAATCATGCGACCTGATGATAGATTTCTTATAGAAGTAGCGACAACTGAAGAATTAAATGAAGAAGCTGCTCAAAAGGCAACTAAAGAGTACGAGAGCGCTAAGTCTTTTAGAGAATTTGTCACTAGTGCATTACTTCAAAATACCGATTTACATATTGACCTAAACAGTGTCTCCTTTGATGGTTATATAGAGGCAGATAGAGCTATTCTGATAAAAATACTGTATCGCAACTTAACTGGAAATAAAATTGATGTGATGCTGCCAGATCGCTCAGTTATAAATTTTGAAGCTCGAGATACGATTCGTTTGCTTTTGACTCGTAAATATACTTCAACTGGCATTAATAAATGTATATCAGACAGTAACTTTATAGTGGTTGATAGCTTACATACACCCTTAGAACCTCGTTTAAAAAACGGATTTGGCATGGCTTTAATGTTACTTTCTCCTGACTCTTCAAGAATCAACAACAGTTCTCCAATAGCAAGTGATATATGGTCTAAGCGGTAA
- a CDS encoding GumC family protein produces MTPPIVKRYLIAFDKYKWIGIASFGLVVVGSTVVALQPEPAPTYMANGALTYARPPVSFSTTGTEINLQGQELSEEILLSDQIVESVATKLNISPKKIATSVSLKLPERAKEAADAQQPTTIELRYRDSDRQRARDTLAELMEAMIRLSGEINTRRLNAIITKVNERIPAAKRDLQVAERKLELYDRRERPAILAAENGSLLNAITSSQIQQRQIQLTLSGIEAQIRSIQEKLGLNVNQAYVSSALSADPIIANLRTQIYQTESQIEVYRKDLRPDHPTMIQLQRQKEAYENLLRQRGGEVIGGPDGAAPLQGTVSIRSRSNLDPARQNLANQMVALQTQRETLRQQLIDLGKDETRLRREYALIPNKQLERSRLEQEVGLKKAVYDQMQVKLTDAKTAEAETVSSLGIARPAVALPVVTPPKNPAITLGVGSLLGLVVGGGVIFLLGALEGTFKTKEDIRDTLKQREVPLLGELPLMPVADLPPGALPVVLSPESPYLEFYEKFRSNLRRIGGRTLKVVLIASTTSSEGKTASAYNLGVASALAGKRTLIVETDLRSPSRASSLKVSPDPDAIVDPLRYYTSLSECIRLVPDIENLYILPSPGPVRQAAAVLESSEFKRLMEDVRERFDFVILDTHSMSLSNDALLIQPYSDGIVLVARPNYTQENMLTEAIDQLTESELPLLGTIVNGADIVVNVPPPALQQPPNTPPEEELSVGARR; encoded by the coding sequence ATGACTCCACCGATTGTTAAACGCTACCTCATCGCCTTTGATAAATATAAATGGATTGGTATTGCCAGTTTTGGTTTGGTTGTAGTGGGTTCAACGGTGGTGGCTTTGCAACCAGAACCAGCACCTACCTATATGGCAAATGGTGCGTTGACCTACGCTCGTCCGCCAGTTTCTTTTTCGACAACTGGTACTGAAATTAACCTGCAAGGGCAAGAACTCAGTGAGGAAATTTTACTGTCAGATCAGATCGTTGAATCTGTCGCTACAAAATTAAACATTAGTCCCAAGAAAATCGCGACAAGTGTTAGCCTCAAACTACCTGAAAGAGCAAAGGAAGCAGCAGATGCACAACAACCAACGACAATTGAATTGAGATACAGAGATAGCGATCGCCAGCGAGCAAGGGACACCTTAGCAGAATTGATGGAGGCAATGATCCGTTTAAGCGGTGAGATCAATACAAGGCGATTAAACGCAATTATTACAAAAGTTAACGAACGCATACCAGCAGCGAAAAGGGATTTACAAGTTGCAGAGCGCAAACTAGAACTTTACGATCGCAGAGAAAGACCGGCAATATTAGCAGCAGAAAATGGCAGTTTGCTCAACGCCATTACTAGCAGTCAAATTCAACAGAGGCAAATTCAACTTACACTTTCAGGAATTGAGGCTCAAATTCGGAGCATTCAAGAAAAATTGGGTTTGAATGTCAACCAAGCTTACGTCTCTTCTGCTCTGAGTGCAGACCCGATTATTGCCAACTTGCGAACGCAAATCTATCAAACGGAATCTCAAATAGAAGTTTACAGGAAAGATCTCCGACCCGACCACCCAACCATGATTCAGCTGCAGCGTCAGAAAGAAGCTTACGAAAACCTATTACGCCAACGTGGTGGAGAGGTGATCGGGGGTCCTGATGGCGCAGCACCTTTACAAGGAACGGTATCCATTCGTTCTCGAAGCAACCTAGACCCTGCAAGGCAAAACCTGGCAAATCAAATGGTGGCTTTGCAAACTCAACGGGAAACGCTGCGACAGCAATTAATAGATTTGGGAAAGGATGAGACACGACTGCGGCGAGAGTATGCTTTGATACCAAACAAGCAATTGGAGCGATCGCGCTTAGAACAGGAAGTCGGACTGAAAAAAGCCGTGTACGACCAAATGCAGGTGAAGTTGACCGACGCCAAAACAGCAGAAGCGGAAACGGTGAGTAGCCTGGGTATAGCCAGACCAGCTGTAGCACTTCCTGTAGTGACGCCACCTAAGAATCCAGCCATTACCTTAGGTGTGGGTAGTTTACTGGGACTAGTCGTTGGTGGTGGCGTGATATTTTTGCTAGGAGCACTCGAAGGAACTTTCAAAACCAAGGAAGATATCCGCGATACCCTCAAACAACGCGAAGTTCCCCTCTTGGGCGAATTGCCTTTGATGCCAGTTGCCGATCTACCCCCCGGAGCATTGCCAGTTGTCTTATCTCCAGAATCTCCCTACCTGGAATTTTATGAGAAGTTCCGCAGCAATCTGCGCCGGATTGGTGGTAGAACCTTAAAGGTCGTGTTAATCGCAAGCACCACTAGCAGTGAAGGTAAGACTGCGAGCGCTTATAACCTTGGAGTCGCCTCCGCCCTAGCTGGAAAACGCACTTTGATTGTTGAAACTGATTTGCGATCGCCCTCTCGTGCATCATCCTTGAAGGTCAGCCCCGACCCCGACGCCATTGTCGATCCATTACGCTACTACACTAGTTTAAGCGAATGTATCCGCCTAGTACCTGATATAGAAAATTTATACATCTTGCCCAGTCCCGGTCCCGTGCGTCAAGCTGCTGCTGTTCTCGAATCCAGCGAATTTAAGCGGTTAATGGAAGACGTGCGCGAACGCTTTGATTTTGTTATATTAGACACCCATTCTATGAGCTTATCGAACGATGCTCTGTTAATTCAACCTTATAGTGATGGCATAGTACTCGTAGCACGACCCAATTATACACAGGAAAATATGCTAACTGAAGCTATTGACCAATTAACAGAATCAGAGCTACCACTGTTGGGAACAATTGTCAATGGGGCAGACATCGTTGTCAACGTACCTCCTCCTGCTCTACAACAACCACCAAACACTCCCCCTGAAGAAGAACTTTCAGTCGGAGCAAGAAGATAA
- a CDS encoding sensor histidine kinase, with protein sequence MLAGLSSLVIVSKLFSFHIFDLHLQRLEGRGFDIGKIRYELVEEFQETSMWGAWWLFLTSVTVASGMSYVIAKHILKPLVEMEKITHELGQGELTARVPETEIPELNRLAISFNRMASHLEGVEQRRRELVGDLTHELRTPLTILEGYLEGLADGTIEPSAEVFQRLTRETTRLHRLVNDTQELSKAEAGYLPIHLQVFDIHPLLRSLIQRFSDQLLEEGPELRLECPPNPPLVCADPERVEQILVNLLGNAVRYTLQGSITVRVWSEPSKLWIAVIDTGHGLKAEDLPFVFNRFWRSERSRIRHPAGTGMGLAISQRLVQLQQGEIQVESELNKGTTFRFSLPLA encoded by the coding sequence ATGCTAGCTGGACTAAGTTCTTTAGTCATTGTTAGTAAGTTATTCTCATTCCATATTTTTGATTTGCACTTACAACGTCTTGAAGGGCGAGGGTTTGATATTGGTAAAATTCGCTACGAGCTAGTTGAGGAATTTCAAGAAACTTCAATGTGGGGAGCTTGGTGGTTATTTCTTACAAGTGTGACTGTTGCAAGTGGTATGAGTTACGTAATCGCCAAGCACATCCTCAAACCTCTTGTTGAGATGGAAAAAATTACCCACGAGTTAGGACAGGGAGAGCTGACAGCACGCGTACCTGAAACGGAAATTCCCGAGTTAAATCGCCTTGCTATTAGCTTTAATCGAATGGCGTCGCACCTTGAAGGTGTGGAACAGCGTCGTCGAGAACTTGTAGGAGACTTAACTCACGAACTGCGGACACCTCTGACAATCTTAGAAGGTTATTTGGAGGGTTTGGCAGATGGGACAATTGAACCTTCAGCAGAAGTGTTTCAAAGGTTAACTAGAGAAACAACTCGATTGCATCGGTTGGTTAACGATACGCAAGAACTTTCTAAAGCTGAAGCGGGGTATTTACCGATTCATCTTCAAGTTTTTGACATACATCCACTACTGCGCTCTCTCATTCAAAGATTCTCGGATCAGCTTTTAGAAGAAGGTCCAGAGTTGCGTTTGGAGTGTCCCCCCAATCCTCCCCTCGTCTGCGCCGATCCCGAACGAGTAGAACAGATTTTGGTCAACCTACTTGGCAATGCAGTACGCTACACCCTTCAAGGTTCTATTACAGTACGAGTTTGGAGCGAACCTTCCAAGTTATGGATTGCAGTCATCGATACAGGTCATGGCTTGAAAGCAGAAGATTTACCCTTTGTCTTTAATCGATTTTGGCGGTCGGAGCGATCGCGCATACGCCATCCTGCGGGGACTGGAATGGGTTTGGCTATCTCCCAACGTCTTGTTCAATTACAGCAAGGTGAGATTCAGGTAGAAAGCGAACTCAACAAGGGTACTACGTTTCGATTCTCTCTACCATTAGCATAA
- a CDS encoding response regulator has product MEILIVEDEFEIAQLIQLYLEKEGFSCHHCRDGTSAIQAFQEQTPDLIILDLMIPHLDGLEVCARIRQQPISKDPYILMLTAKGEEHDRVIGLSTGADDYVVKPFSPKELVARVRALLRRTLRHGKQSQIYRSQNFIINLEQRLASRVLNTNQTSPLDLTALEFELLGTFMSYPGRVWNRTQLIDKLWGSDFYGDERVVDTHVARLRKKIEPDPANPTFVKTVIGVGYKFEDPLVQDKL; this is encoded by the coding sequence ATGGAGATTTTGATTGTTGAAGATGAATTTGAGATTGCTCAATTGATCCAGCTTTATTTAGAAAAGGAAGGATTTTCTTGCCATCACTGTCGAGATGGAACGAGTGCAATTCAAGCGTTTCAAGAGCAAACACCCGACCTAATTATTTTAGATTTGATGATTCCACATTTGGACGGATTGGAGGTCTGTGCGCGTATTCGACAGCAGCCAATCTCTAAAGATCCCTACATCCTCATGCTGACAGCAAAGGGGGAAGAACACGATCGCGTTATCGGGCTATCGACAGGAGCTGATGACTATGTAGTCAAGCCCTTCAGCCCCAAGGAACTCGTAGCTCGCGTGCGAGCTCTGTTAAGACGGACACTACGTCATGGCAAACAAAGTCAAATTTACCGCAGTCAAAATTTTATAATTAATTTGGAGCAGCGTTTAGCTAGTCGAGTTCTAAATACCAATCAAACATCTCCCTTAGATCTTACAGCTTTGGAATTTGAACTACTTGGAACATTTATGAGTTATCCCGGTCGGGTTTGGAATCGAACTCAATTAATTGATAAACTTTGGGGTAGTGACTTTTATGGGGATGAACGGGTTGTTGATACTCATGTCGCACGACTCAGGAAAAAGATAGAACCCGATCCCGCCAATCCAACCTTTGTCAAAACTGTGATTGGAGTCGGTTATAAATTTGAAGACCCCCTTGTTCAAGACAAATTGTGA